From the genome of Prevotella herbatica, one region includes:
- a CDS encoding SGNH/GDSL hydrolase family protein, producing the protein MKKQIIWSLIFCATFSVAHATRINFNKLFNSGISYTGRTVSDTKGNVSYDWIGTYLQTDFTGGSIAVDISEADTSYHNVFIDGQLLKKIKVYGKQPHAVVLAENLSKGMHRLRLQKCTEGQYGMTTVCGVYLATGGLTYKVPAKKRFIEVYGDSYTCGYGAEGLKYNEPFKLSTENCNKAYGCIIARYFDADYALVAHSGQGMVRDWADKNQMSDINMYIRHDKVMDQHDTTVYSFAAYKPSLVMINLGTNDFSPTAIPTDEQYVGQYLKLIASLRKHYGNVPILCITPHSATRYLCAALQLLKERVADDKNVHMANSLANIIVDDTDLGSDWHPNYIGQRKIAMTLIPQISAMMGWSLSDDVVK; encoded by the coding sequence ATGAAAAAGCAAATAATATGGTCTTTAATCTTTTGTGCGACATTTAGTGTTGCACATGCTACACGTATTAATTTCAACAAACTTTTTAATAGTGGTATTTCTTATACTGGTAGAACTGTCTCTGATACAAAGGGAAATGTAAGCTATGATTGGATTGGTACGTATTTGCAAACAGACTTTACTGGTGGTTCAATTGCAGTTGATATATCTGAGGCTGACACCAGTTATCATAATGTATTTATTGATGGACAGCTTTTGAAAAAAATAAAGGTGTATGGCAAACAGCCTCATGCAGTGGTTCTTGCCGAGAATCTTTCAAAGGGCATGCATCGTCTACGTTTGCAGAAATGCACTGAGGGCCAATATGGCATGACGACAGTATGTGGGGTTTATCTTGCTACTGGTGGTTTAACTTATAAAGTGCCGGCTAAAAAAAGGTTTATTGAAGTATATGGTGATTCTTATACATGTGGATATGGAGCAGAGGGCTTGAAGTATAATGAACCTTTTAAGTTGTCTACAGAGAATTGCAATAAGGCGTATGGATGTATCATAGCCCGATATTTTGATGCGGATTATGCACTAGTTGCTCATAGTGGACAAGGCATGGTGCGTGATTGGGCGGATAAGAATCAGATGTCAGATATTAATATGTATATTCGCCATGACAAAGTGATGGATCAGCATGATACCACTGTATATTCATTTGCTGCATACAAACCAAGTCTTGTTATGATAAATCTTGGTACTAATGATTTTTCACCAACCGCAATTCCTACGGACGAACAATATGTTGGGCAATACTTGAAGTTGATAGCAAGTTTACGCAAACATTATGGTAATGTTCCAATATTATGTATTACCCCACACTCTGCTACTCGCTATCTTTGTGCAGCTTTGCAATTATTGAAGGAGCGTGTGGCTGACGACAAAAATGTTCACATGGCTAATTCTTTAGCTAATATTATAGTTGATGATACCGATTTAGGTTCCGATTGGCATCCTAATTACATAGGACAACGTAAGATAGCCATGACCCTCATTCCCCAAATATCTGCAATGATGGGATGGTCATTGAGTGATGATGTTGTAAAATAA
- a CDS encoding 1-deoxy-D-xylulose-5-phosphate synthase, whose product MYIEKINSPKDLKGLSIEQLKIVADEVRAGVLNRVSNHGGHVGPNLGFTEATVALHYVFNAPEDKFVFDISHQSYPHKMLTGRAKGFLDVSDMDAISGYSSPLENPEYDNFEIGHTSTSIALASGLQKARDIIGGTENVIAVIGDGSLSGGEAFEGLDTASEIGTNIIVVVNDNEMSIAENHGGLYKNLKLLRESNGQAELNFFKSMGFDYMYVNDGNDISRLVDAFNKVKDIDHPMVVHIHTEKGHGYKPAVENKERWHWSMPFNIEDGSLKAINSKESISSMLGHWLLDEMKRDEKLVVITAGTPASFGFTKEERLQAGKQFIDVGIAEEEAVALASGMAKRGAHPVFSDFATFFQRTYDQLCQDLAVNGNPAVFNVLGATIYGMNDFTHICFFDIPMISHIPNLHYLAPTSYEELIAMEKWAINQDKYSIAIRVPEGPVVHSPEEYDTDYSDLNKFKMAHCGEKVAIIAVGNFFQKGDAIRQSLANDGIDATLINPRYLSGVDENMLDGLKKDHQIVVTIEDGSLDGGFGERISRFYGPTTMKVLNFGVKKALYDRYDVNKLLMDNNLTDEQILSSIKSVLNIY is encoded by the coding sequence ATGTATATAGAAAAAATTAATAGTCCTAAAGATCTGAAGGGACTTAGCATTGAACAACTAAAAATTGTAGCTGATGAAGTTCGTGCAGGAGTTCTTAATCGTGTAAGTAATCATGGAGGACATGTTGGACCTAATTTGGGTTTCACCGAGGCCACAGTTGCACTGCATTATGTTTTTAATGCTCCTGAAGATAAATTCGTTTTTGATATCAGTCATCAAAGCTATCCTCATAAGATGCTTACAGGTCGTGCAAAAGGATTTCTTGATGTTAGTGATATGGATGCAATTTCTGGGTATTCTTCTCCATTAGAAAATCCTGAGTATGATAATTTCGAAATAGGTCATACTTCTACATCTATAGCTCTTGCTTCTGGTTTGCAGAAAGCTCGTGATATAATTGGCGGAACAGAAAATGTTATTGCTGTAATCGGTGATGGATCGTTATCTGGTGGTGAAGCTTTCGAGGGCTTAGATACAGCAAGCGAAATAGGAACTAACATTATTGTTGTTGTTAATGATAATGAAATGAGCATTGCTGAAAATCATGGTGGATTGTATAAGAACTTGAAACTGCTACGTGAATCCAATGGTCAGGCTGAGTTGAATTTCTTTAAATCAATGGGATTTGACTATATGTATGTAAATGATGGTAATGATATATCTAGGCTTGTTGATGCCTTCAATAAGGTGAAAGATATTGATCATCCAATGGTAGTTCATATACATACTGAAAAAGGACATGGATATAAACCAGCTGTTGAGAATAAAGAACGTTGGCATTGGAGTATGCCTTTTAATATTGAAGATGGAAGTCTAAAGGCAATAAATAGTAAAGAATCTATTTCTTCGATGCTTGGTCATTGGCTGTTGGATGAAATGAAACGTGACGAGAAGCTTGTTGTTATTACAGCAGGTACACCTGCTAGTTTCGGATTTACAAAAGAAGAAAGATTACAAGCCGGTAAGCAGTTTATTGATGTCGGTATTGCTGAAGAGGAAGCTGTTGCTTTGGCTTCTGGTATGGCAAAGCGAGGAGCGCATCCTGTGTTCAGTGATTTTGCTACCTTCTTTCAGCGTACTTACGATCAACTGTGCCAAGATTTAGCCGTGAATGGTAATCCGGCAGTGTTTAATGTTCTTGGAGCAACAATATATGGAATGAATGATTTCACCCATATTTGTTTCTTTGATATTCCAATGATTAGTCATATACCTAATCTGCATTATCTTGCGCCAACAAGTTATGAGGAACTTATTGCAATGGAGAAATGGGCAATCAATCAGGATAAATACAGCATTGCAATTCGTGTACCAGAAGGACCCGTTGTTCATAGTCCAGAAGAATATGATACCGATTATAGTGATTTGAATAAGTTTAAAATGGCGCATTGTGGTGAGAAAGTTGCGATCATTGCTGTTGGTAACTTTTTCCAAAAAGGAGATGCTATCAGACAATCTCTTGCAAATGATGGAATAGATGCAACTCTTATCAATCCTCGTTATTTGTCTGGGGTGGATGAGAATATGCTTGACGGACTTAAAAAAGATCATCAGATTGTGGTTACAATTGAGGATGGAAGTCTTGATGGTGGATTCGGAGAACGTATTTCTCGTTTCTATGGTCCTACAACAATGAAAGTTTTAAACTTCGGAGTTAAGAAGGCTCTTTATGATCGTTATGATGTAAATAAGTTGTTGATGGATAATAATCTTACAGATGAACAGATATTATCTAGTATAAAGTCTGTTTTGAATATTTATTGA
- a CDS encoding nitrous oxide-stimulated promoter family protein: MGNKIEKDKDTIQQMVTLYCRHKLNMPKPDEQYQKLISYCCLRLDKCKWGENKMACKNCPVHCYKPEMREQIRRVMRWAGPRMLFYKPIAAIKHLLGK, translated from the coding sequence ATGGGAAACAAAATTGAGAAAGATAAAGATACGATCCAGCAGATGGTAACTTTATATTGTCGCCACAAACTAAACATGCCAAAGCCAGACGAGCAATATCAAAAATTGATATCCTATTGTTGTTTGCGTCTTGATAAATGCAAATGGGGTGAAAACAAAATGGCATGTAAGAATTGTCCAGTGCATTGCTATAAACCAGAAATGCGCGAACAAATAAGAAGAGTTATGAGATGGGCAGGACCAAGAATGCTTTTCTATAAGCCAATAGCTGCAATAAAACATCTACTAGGTAAATAA
- a CDS encoding Crp/Fnr family transcriptional regulator: MINDRVLHALHKCPLFEGMNDISIELTLGGSNYKLVKYAKRDVYILAGMPCKYADIVISGRLLCRLVSLSGKQVEVSQLKEGDIIAPAFIFSHKRDMPVSVETDTEVTILRMAPETLKRLIDTDETIRMNFIRSLSDIDVFLTNKMKVLSLFTIREKVAYLLLERAGEKDSNIIHLHRSRQEIADSFGIQKFSLLRVLSAFEKEGAIRIDGKTIEILNREILR; this comes from the coding sequence ATGATAAACGACAGAGTATTACATGCATTGCATAAATGCCCTTTATTTGAAGGGATGAACGATATTAGTATTGAACTAACACTTGGCGGTTCAAACTACAAATTAGTAAAATATGCAAAACGAGATGTATACATACTCGCAGGAATGCCATGTAAATACGCAGATATCGTTATAAGCGGAAGACTTTTATGTCGATTGGTTTCATTGAGTGGAAAACAAGTTGAAGTGAGCCAACTTAAAGAGGGTGACATTATCGCCCCTGCATTTATTTTCTCACATAAAAGGGATATGCCTGTAAGCGTAGAGACAGACACGGAAGTTACGATATTACGAATGGCTCCCGAAACCTTGAAAAGACTCATTGACACTGACGAAACAATAAGAATGAATTTTATTCGTTCACTTTCGGATATAGACGTATTTCTTACTAACAAGATGAAAGTACTTAGTCTTTTTACTATCCGCGAAAAGGTAGCTTACCTCCTTTTGGAACGTGCAGGAGAAAAAGATTCTAACATCATTCACCTTCATCGCAGCCGTCAGGAAATAGCAGACTCATTTGGTATTCAAAAATTTTCACTCCTGAGAGTATTAAGTGCCTTTGAGAAAGAAGGCGCAATAAGAATTGACGGAAAAACCATAGAAATACTAAACAGAGAAATATTAAGATAA
- a CDS encoding RluA family pseudouridine synthase — protein sequence MFHKFTNYPDTLPVRFNNPFYYEPDQLCLKAVDEVKNWIENADATFLSEIEQGKMFGVLIVENKKELGFIAGYSGQICGRSDWKGYVPAVFDYLQPNGYFKLHEAEISSINKEIISYENSVEKRNAVEELQSTCNEAKLETEKYKEYIKEVKSERPENKPLTQEMIHQSQFMKAELHRIKKRYSSLIAEKQAVVDNINKEINTLKQQRRQKSDYLQRWLFKQFMMLNANGEQKDLIDIFYNYNELHTIPPAGSGECCEPKMLQYAFSHNMRPISMAMFWWGKSPKEEIRHHLHFYPACNNKCKPILKWMLQGIDVEPNALDREDSRTLEIIYEDEDIAIVNKPAGMLSVPGKSNRQSVYSIMRSRYKDNADSPLIVHRLDMATSGLLIIARTMNAYLDIQRQFKQHKVHKKYVARLSTPHTNDKDGTISLPLRPDINDRPRQLVDHINGKEAITKYHFTETDRVELYPQTGRTHQLRMHCAHNEGLANPIKGDELYGKKDKRLYLHAEELTFIHPTTKKEVTFFYKAEF from the coding sequence ATGTTCCACAAATTCACTAATTATCCAGATACTCTACCTGTAAGATTTAACAATCCATTTTATTACGAACCTGACCAACTATGCTTAAAAGCTGTTGACGAGGTTAAAAATTGGATAGAGAATGCCGATGCAACATTTCTCTCGGAAATAGAACAAGGCAAGATGTTTGGTGTCCTAATTGTGGAAAATAAAAAAGAATTAGGATTTATAGCTGGCTATAGCGGTCAAATATGTGGGCGCAGTGACTGGAAAGGTTATGTTCCTGCCGTATTTGACTATTTGCAACCTAACGGATATTTCAAGTTGCATGAAGCTGAGATATCATCCATTAACAAAGAAATAATATCATATGAAAACAGTGTTGAAAAAAGAAATGCGGTAGAGGAATTACAATCAACATGCAATGAAGCAAAACTTGAAACAGAAAAATATAAAGAGTATATAAAAGAAGTGAAGTCTGAACGTCCTGAGAATAAACCATTGACACAGGAAATGATTCACCAATCACAATTCATGAAGGCTGAACTGCATAGGATCAAGAAAAGATATTCATCACTGATAGCTGAAAAACAAGCCGTTGTTGATAATATTAATAAGGAGATAAATACACTAAAGCAACAGCGTCGACAAAAAAGCGATTACCTGCAACGTTGGCTTTTCAAGCAATTCATGATGCTGAATGCCAATGGTGAACAAAAAGACCTTATTGACATATTCTATAATTATAACGAGCTACATACAATTCCACCAGCTGGAAGCGGAGAATGCTGTGAACCGAAAATGCTACAATATGCTTTTTCACACAATATGCGCCCTATAAGTATGGCAATGTTCTGGTGGGGCAAGAGTCCAAAAGAAGAAATACGCCATCATCTACATTTCTATCCTGCATGCAACAATAAGTGTAAGCCTATATTAAAGTGGATGCTTCAAGGCATAGACGTAGAACCTAATGCTTTAGACCGCGAAGACAGCAGAACATTAGAAATAATATACGAGGACGAAGATATTGCAATCGTGAACAAACCTGCAGGAATGCTGAGTGTTCCTGGAAAAAGTAATAGACAAAGCGTGTATAGTATAATGAGAAGCAGATATAAAGACAATGCTGATAGTCCACTTATCGTACATCGCCTAGACATGGCGACAAGCGGTCTGCTAATTATAGCACGTACGATGAATGCATATCTTGATATTCAAAGGCAGTTTAAACAGCATAAAGTTCACAAAAAATATGTGGCACGTCTAAGTACACCACATACCAATGATAAAGACGGAACAATATCTCTCCCATTGAGACCCGACATAAACGACCGTCCAAGACAACTCGTTGACCATATCAACGGAAAAGAGGCTATAACAAAATACCACTTCACTGAGACTGATCGTGTGGAGCTGTATCCACAGACTGGCAGAACACACCAGTTGCGCATGCATTGCGCTCATAATGAAGGCTTAGCAAATCCAATAAAAGGTGACGAACTATACGGGAAAAAAGACAAGCGACTATATCTGCATGCAGAAGAACTGACCTTTATACACCCTACCACAAAAAAAGAAGTTACATTCTTCTACAAGGCAGAATTTTAA
- a CDS encoding glycoside hydrolase family 88/105 protein, which yields MKKITATALIMLMSLGTACAQQNILETAQKVNNYFIKKYADPTVPTFVKKERASSLWTRAVYYEGLMSLYAIDKQQRYLDYTDTWANFHKWTPRNGTTTTDADDQCCAQTYLDRYKMEGGNEKLDKVKENLDKQISSGKADYWTWIDAIQMSMPVYARMYNITKDRKYIDYAMNAYNWSRNTCGGGLFNTKNGLWWRDKDFVPPYKENDGKDCYWSRGNGWVYAALVRVMNELSPKDKYYKELKNDFIKMSAGIISCQHKDGFWYPSLVSTNYAGKEMTGTALFLYGMSWGINKGYLNKKVYLPACKKAWKALEECAHENGFLGWNQGTGKDPSAGQPVTYTSVPDFEDYGTGCFLLGASEYYKLNNK from the coding sequence ATGAAAAAGATTACAGCGACAGCGCTAATCATGCTTATGTCTCTTGGTACAGCTTGTGCACAACAAAACATATTAGAGACAGCCCAGAAGGTAAACAATTATTTCATAAAAAAGTATGCTGATCCAACAGTGCCTACATTCGTGAAAAAAGAAAGAGCAAGTAGTTTATGGACACGTGCCGTATACTATGAAGGTCTTATGTCCTTATATGCAATTGACAAACAACAAAGATATCTTGACTATACAGATACTTGGGCAAACTTTCACAAATGGACTCCACGCAATGGTACAACAACAACCGATGCCGATGATCAATGCTGCGCTCAGACTTATCTTGACAGATACAAAATGGAAGGCGGCAATGAGAAACTAGACAAGGTGAAAGAAAATCTTGACAAGCAAATATCATCAGGAAAAGCCGACTATTGGACTTGGATTGACGCGATACAGATGTCTATGCCTGTTTATGCAAGAATGTATAACATCACAAAAGATAGGAAATACATCGACTATGCAATGAATGCATATAACTGGAGTCGCAACACATGTGGTGGCGGACTCTTCAATACTAAAAATGGATTATGGTGGAGAGACAAGGATTTTGTACCACCATACAAAGAAAATGACGGAAAAGACTGTTATTGGAGTCGTGGTAACGGTTGGGTATATGCAGCACTTGTAAGGGTAATGAATGAACTCTCACCTAAAGACAAATATTACAAAGAGCTTAAAAATGATTTCATAAAGATGAGTGCCGGCATAATTAGCTGCCAACACAAAGATGGTTTCTGGTATCCAAGCCTTGTGTCAACAAACTATGCAGGAAAAGAGATGACTGGTACAGCACTGTTTCTTTACGGAATGAGTTGGGGTATAAATAAGGGATACCTTAACAAGAAAGTTTATCTTCCAGCTTGCAAAAAAGCATGGAAAGCACTTGAGGAATGTGCACACGAAAATGGGTTCTTAGGTTGGAATCAAGGAACAGGAAAAGACCCTTCAGCTGGTCAGCCTGTTACATATACAAGCGTACCTGATTTTGAAGACTATGGTACAGGTTGCTTCCTGCTTGGAGCTTCTGAATATTACAAACTAAACAACAAATGA
- a CDS encoding glycosyl hydrolase — protein sequence MKRIFLCVICAIATLSIYSQSWPKQLPESLPGTRWWWFGSAVDSTNLKWNLAEYASHGLGAVEITPIYGVQGNDKNELRYLSPEWMKALQYTECQAKANHIEVDMATGTGWPFGGPWVPINEAACKAVFIDTLVSLNTKIKDIAFALPSKEKSFATLQKAMAFKSDIKGKKRVIALYISRTRQMVKRAAPGGEGYVIDHFDKNAVMHYLAHIDSAFNATNTPYPHTFFNDSYEVYGADWTPTLLDEFAKRRGYKLETCFDKLLDGDSKTLSDYRETLSDMLLENFTNQWTAWAHSHGAITRNQAHGSPANLIDCYAAVDIPEIEGFGLSDFKIKGLRKDPGMTRPNFSDLSMLRYAPSAAHITGKQFTSSETFTWLTEHFRTSLSQMKPDMDLMFCAGVNHMFFHGTAYSPKDAEWPGWKFYASVDMSPTNSIWRDAPFLMSYITRCQSFLQWGQPDNDFIVYLPVRDMWAKEKGQRLMQFDIHSMAKKAPEFIHAIMKIDSLGYDCDYISDRYILSTTCENGTLKTIGGAKYKALIIPGNNIMTPEVKAHLAELEKQGAHIILGVNSKEMSLCAVPEQIKLQTGMKMIRRSDPTGYHYFMSNLTPNDVDCDMPLATKFKDAAWFNPMNGDINKATINNGKIRIKLRSGESAILQTYRNGNPKEQIINEPAKQSRQDIELTKHKWQLSFIEEAPMVAKTFNLDSLQYWQNLDSETSVTMGTGVYTTVVKLNNTQAKTHWNINLGDVRESARVYINGEFIGCAWAVPYILDCKNLLHKGNNVIRIEVTNLPANRISNLDKKGVKWRKMKEINIVDLNYQKTTYANWKSVDSGLNNVTLTTDN from the coding sequence ATGAAAAGAATATTTTTATGTGTTATATGCGCTATAGCAACATTGAGCATATATTCACAATCATGGCCTAAACAGTTACCTGAATCACTTCCCGGCACACGCTGGTGGTGGTTTGGCTCTGCTGTAGACTCGACCAACCTGAAATGGAATCTAGCAGAATATGCATCACATGGATTGGGAGCTGTAGAAATAACTCCAATATATGGAGTACAGGGAAATGATAAAAACGAGTTACGCTATCTCTCTCCGGAATGGATGAAGGCTTTGCAATATACAGAATGTCAAGCAAAAGCCAATCATATAGAGGTTGATATGGCTACTGGTACAGGCTGGCCTTTCGGTGGTCCATGGGTTCCTATAAACGAAGCTGCGTGCAAGGCTGTATTTATAGACACACTCGTAAGCCTCAACACTAAAATAAAAGATATAGCCTTTGCATTACCTAGTAAGGAGAAGTCGTTTGCAACACTCCAAAAGGCAATGGCTTTCAAATCTGACATCAAAGGAAAGAAAAGAGTTATAGCACTATATATAAGCCGGACACGACAGATGGTAAAACGTGCCGCTCCTGGTGGAGAAGGATATGTGATCGATCATTTTGATAAGAATGCCGTTATGCACTATCTGGCACATATTGACAGTGCCTTTAATGCAACAAATACCCCATATCCACATACATTCTTCAATGACAGCTATGAGGTATATGGCGCAGACTGGACACCAACATTACTTGATGAATTTGCGAAACGCAGAGGATACAAACTAGAGACTTGCTTCGACAAGCTACTTGACGGAGACAGCAAGACGTTATCTGATTATCGTGAAACATTAAGTGATATGCTATTGGAGAATTTCACGAATCAATGGACAGCATGGGCACACAGCCACGGAGCTATAACACGAAATCAGGCTCATGGAAGTCCAGCAAACCTCATTGATTGTTACGCTGCAGTTGATATCCCTGAGATAGAAGGATTCGGATTGTCAGACTTCAAAATAAAAGGATTGCGTAAAGATCCAGGAATGACAAGACCTAATTTCAGTGATCTAAGTATGCTGAGATATGCTCCTTCAGCAGCCCATATCACAGGAAAGCAGTTCACATCAAGTGAAACATTCACTTGGCTTACCGAGCACTTCCGTACATCATTGAGCCAGATGAAACCAGACATGGACCTAATGTTCTGCGCAGGAGTAAATCACATGTTTTTTCATGGAACGGCATACAGTCCTAAAGATGCAGAATGGCCAGGTTGGAAATTCTATGCATCTGTAGACATGAGTCCAACTAATTCTATATGGCGTGATGCTCCTTTCCTTATGAGCTACATCACTCGTTGTCAAAGTTTTCTGCAATGGGGACAGCCTGACAACGACTTTATTGTATATCTCCCAGTAAGAGATATGTGGGCAAAAGAAAAAGGACAAAGACTTATGCAATTTGACATACACAGTATGGCAAAGAAAGCACCAGAATTCATCCATGCAATAATGAAGATAGATTCATTAGGCTATGACTGTGACTATATAAGTGATCGCTATATACTTTCAACAACTTGTGAGAACGGGACATTAAAGACAATTGGTGGAGCTAAATATAAAGCTCTGATAATACCTGGCAACAATATTATGACACCTGAAGTGAAAGCACATCTCGCTGAACTTGAAAAACAAGGTGCACATATAATATTAGGAGTTAACTCAAAGGAAATGTCACTTTGTGCCGTTCCTGAACAGATTAAACTTCAGACTGGAATGAAAATGATACGCCGAAGTGATCCAACAGGTTATCATTATTTCATGTCGAACTTAACACCAAATGATGTTGACTGCGATATGCCATTAGCAACAAAATTCAAAGATGCGGCTTGGTTTAACCCTATGAATGGAGACATTAACAAGGCAACAATAAATAATGGGAAAATAAGAATCAAACTGAGAAGTGGAGAATCTGCAATTCTGCAAACATACAGAAATGGAAATCCTAAAGAACAAATAATTAATGAGCCTGCCAAACAAAGCAGACAAGATATCGAACTCACAAAGCATAAATGGCAATTGAGTTTTATTGAAGAGGCGCCAATGGTTGCAAAAACATTTAATCTAGACTCTTTGCAATACTGGCAGAATCTTGACAGTGAAACATCTGTGACAATGGGAACAGGTGTCTATACAACTGTCGTAAAGCTCAACAACACACAAGCTAAAACACACTGGAATATCAATCTAGGCGATGTGCGTGAAAGTGCAAGAGTTTATATCAATGGAGAATTTATCGGTTGCGCTTGGGCTGTACCATATATACTAGACTGCAAGAATCTTTTGCATAAAGGTAATAATGTAATACGAATTGAAGTAACAAATCTACCAGCAAACCGCATTTCAAACCTTGACAAAAAAGGAGTGAAATGGCGCAAGATGAAAGAAATAAATATTGTAGATTTAAACTATCAAAAGACAACTTATGCAAATTGGAAGTCTGTAGATAGCGGACTTAACAATGTGACATTGACAACAGATAATTGA